In Candidatus Cybelea sp., one genomic interval encodes:
- a CDS encoding chloride channel protein has translation MTVNLGPIELQLPTARYVETTRGYRFEFGRLSLSQSTFLLLAAVVVGLGGGLGAVGFRYLIFGESRLAMGVIAPALSFLGRANVVPVLIAGGIITSFIVWRFAKEAKGHGVPEVMAAVALRAGIIRPRVIAVKSLASATCIGFGGSCGREGPIVQIGSAIGSVLGQICRAPSPIVRTLVACGAASGISATFNAPIGGVFFASEVILGRFEPRSFASIVVASVVAAVIGRSFFGNHPSFTASAFYLVSPAELALYALLGIVAALWAAGFVKLLYYVEDRFDAWRITSWVKAAAGFGIVGIIGIRYPQVFGVGYDSVDAVLSQHVPALHALALAALKPVATSLTLGAGGSGGIFAPSLFTGAMLGDAFGTLAHAAFPSWTASAAAYGLVAMAAVFAAAAEAPITSIMIVFEMSSDYTIILPLMVSTVIATLLGRRLLGHTIYEMKLIRQGIDWMRARNPGFFSRVRVSAVERQAPVIAQSGETVREVAARLRDTDELAIPLVAKGRFVGLVAVSEIAVSLAQGSDGELRIDELGRPPTVTLSSTDSLEKAAISMADPRTPLLPVVDPKSGAFMGVVTRRDVLNAYRSAAEASMLGV, from the coding sequence ATGACCGTTAATCTCGGGCCCATCGAGCTGCAGCTGCCAACGGCTCGATACGTCGAAACCACACGCGGCTACCGCTTCGAGTTTGGGCGCTTGTCGCTATCCCAGAGCACATTCTTGCTGCTCGCTGCAGTCGTCGTCGGGCTGGGTGGTGGTCTCGGTGCTGTCGGCTTCCGGTACCTCATCTTCGGCGAGTCCCGCCTGGCGATGGGTGTCATCGCGCCGGCCCTGTCATTTCTGGGACGCGCAAACGTCGTGCCGGTTCTCATCGCCGGCGGAATCATTACGAGCTTCATCGTCTGGCGGTTTGCAAAGGAAGCGAAAGGCCACGGCGTTCCCGAGGTCATGGCCGCGGTGGCATTGCGGGCCGGCATAATACGGCCGCGCGTCATCGCGGTGAAAAGCTTGGCTTCGGCCACGTGTATCGGCTTCGGCGGGAGCTGCGGGCGCGAAGGGCCGATCGTACAGATCGGCTCGGCCATCGGCTCCGTCCTCGGCCAAATCTGCCGCGCTCCGTCGCCCATTGTCCGGACGCTCGTCGCGTGCGGCGCGGCAAGCGGCATCTCCGCGACGTTCAACGCGCCAATCGGCGGCGTCTTTTTCGCATCGGAAGTTATTCTCGGCCGGTTCGAACCTCGTTCGTTTGCGTCGATCGTCGTCGCGAGCGTGGTCGCTGCAGTCATCGGACGCTCGTTTTTTGGCAATCATCCCTCCTTCACCGCATCGGCGTTCTATCTCGTCTCGCCGGCCGAGCTCGCGCTTTACGCCTTACTCGGCATCGTTGCCGCCCTCTGGGCGGCTGGCTTTGTAAAACTGCTCTATTACGTCGAAGACCGCTTCGACGCGTGGCGCATTACAAGCTGGGTAAAGGCGGCCGCCGGTTTCGGCATCGTGGGCATCATCGGCATTCGGTATCCGCAGGTCTTCGGCGTAGGCTACGACAGCGTCGACGCGGTCCTATCGCAACACGTTCCAGCGCTGCACGCGCTCGCGCTTGCGGCGCTGAAACCGGTTGCAACGTCGCTGACGCTGGGGGCCGGCGGCAGCGGCGGGATCTTCGCGCCCTCGCTGTTTACCGGCGCGATGCTCGGCGACGCGTTCGGAACTCTTGCTCATGCGGCGTTTCCGAGCTGGACTGCCAGCGCCGCCGCCTACGGCCTCGTCGCAATGGCGGCAGTTTTTGCGGCCGCAGCGGAGGCACCCATCACGTCGATCATGATCGTCTTCGAGATGTCGAGCGACTACACGATCATTTTGCCGCTGATGGTCAGCACGGTGATCGCAACGCTGCTCGGCCGGAGACTGCTCGGGCACACCATTTATGAGATGAAGCTTATTCGTCAGGGGATCGATTGGATGCGCGCTCGTAATCCTGGATTCTTTTCGCGCGTTCGCGTGAGCGCCGTCGAGCGCCAGGCTCCCGTGATCGCGCAAAGCGGCGAAACGGTACGCGAGGTCGCGGCGCGGCTTCGGGATACCGACGAGCTAGCCATTCCCCTCGTCGCGAAGGGCCGTTTCGTTGGTTTGGTCGCGGTCTCCGAAATTGCGGTGAGCCTCGCTCAAGGGTCGGACGGCGAGCTTAGAATCGACGAGCTCGGCCGCCCGCCGACGGTGACCCTCTCCTCCACGGACAGCTTAGAGAAGGCCGCAATCTCGATGGCCGACCCTCGGACGCCTCTGCTGCCCGTCGTCGATCCAAAGAGCGGAGCCTTCATGGGGGTCGTCACGCGACGGGACGTTCTCAATGCCTATCGCAGCGCGGCAGAGGCATCAATGCTGGGAGTCTAG
- a CDS encoding DUF4336 domain-containing protein, whose protein sequence is MGIPLPTRMVVVKLGDGSLWVNSPVAISENELARLTEIGPVRYLVAPTPLHVWRLQSWATLFPSAQLWGPRSAPPSDWADDLDQVVFRGNLFLEEVEFFHFKSRTLIFADFIQNYPPDRSRPLTLRVQRLAGVSGVGVPIDVRLSFVNRELARSSVAKMLSWDFEQLVVAHGDPVEFEAKTQVRRAFAFLGS, encoded by the coding sequence ATGGGCATTCCATTACCTACACGAATGGTCGTCGTTAAACTCGGCGACGGTTCGCTGTGGGTCAACTCTCCGGTCGCAATCTCCGAAAACGAACTGGCGCGGCTTACCGAAATCGGACCGGTGAGGTATCTCGTGGCGCCGACGCCCCTTCACGTCTGGCGGCTGCAGTCGTGGGCAACGCTTTTTCCGTCGGCGCAGCTGTGGGGGCCGCGTAGCGCTCCGCCGTCAGATTGGGCCGACGACTTGGACCAAGTCGTCTTCCGGGGAAACCTCTTCTTAGAGGAGGTTGAGTTCTTTCATTTCAAATCGCGCACGCTAATATTCGCCGACTTCATCCAGAACTATCCTCCCGATCGAAGCCGGCCATTAACCCTGCGGGTACAACGGCTCGCGGGTGTCTCTGGAGTCGGCGTGCCGATCGACGTGCGGCTTTCATTCGTCAACCGGGAACTCGCGCGATCGTCGGTTGCCAAAATGCTTTCTTGGGACTTCGAACAGCTCGTCGTCGCACACGGCGATCCGGTGGAGTTTGAGGCGAAGACGCAGGTTCGGCGCGCGTTTGCGTTTCTGGGTTCTTGA
- a CDS encoding zf-HC2 domain-containing protein gives MSAHIGELAELYVLGSLDDQERAAVERHVRACLECANRVREAEETVAFISDLEEHHDPPQTIADRFAARLALSRAEQKSLSLKVVTTAMVVGLMILVGG, from the coding sequence GTGAGCGCTCACATCGGCGAACTCGCCGAGCTTTACGTATTGGGTTCTCTTGACGACCAAGAGAGAGCCGCCGTCGAGCGTCACGTGCGGGCCTGCTTGGAATGCGCAAACCGCGTTCGCGAGGCCGAAGAGACCGTCGCCTTCATTTCGGATTTGGAGGAGCACCACGATCCGCCGCAAACGATCGCGGACAGATTCGCGGCGCGGCTCGCTCTTTCGCGCGCCGAGCAAAAATCGCTGTCCCTCAAGGTCGTTACCACGGCAATGGTCGTCGGACTGATGATCCTGGTGGGCGGCTAG
- a CDS encoding RNA polymerase sigma factor gives MSTGAFDPSRASSPEGLRDAALDRSLEDAFARREAWALDGTYARYHSLLFSVAYNVLRNSDDAQDCVHDALIRVWAKRVTYDAQRGALRSFLVACVRNQAISQRRASARLTKLAQNVQGAPFADREISVEDYVENRRLYDAFKSLPEEQRAPLILSYFLGKTHAEIAADLGLPLGTAKSRISLGLRRLGKALKARVTT, from the coding sequence ATGAGCACGGGAGCCTTCGACCCAAGCCGGGCTTCTTCGCCGGAAGGGTTGCGGGACGCAGCCCTGGACCGGAGCCTAGAAGATGCCTTCGCTCGCCGCGAGGCCTGGGCGCTCGACGGCACCTACGCCCGTTACCATTCGCTTCTCTTCTCCGTCGCATACAACGTGCTGCGGAATTCCGACGACGCGCAGGACTGCGTGCACGATGCGCTGATCCGTGTTTGGGCGAAGCGGGTTACGTACGATGCCCAGCGGGGGGCGCTTCGAAGCTTTCTCGTCGCCTGCGTTCGCAACCAGGCCATTTCGCAGCGGCGCGCGAGCGCACGGCTCACCAAACTCGCCCAGAACGTGCAAGGGGCGCCATTTGCCGATCGAGAGATTTCCGTCGAAGACTACGTCGAGAACCGGCGACTGTACGATGCATTCAAGAGTCTGCCGGAGGAACAGCGGGCGCCGCTGATACTTTCCTATTTTCTTGGGAAGACCCACGCCGAAATCGCCGCCGACCTCGGGCTTCCCCTGGGAACGGCGAAGAGCCGAATCTCGCTCGGCCTGCGACGTTTAGGCAAGGCCCTTAAAGCGAGGGTCACAACGTGA
- a CDS encoding transporter substrate-binding domain-containing protein — protein sequence MVLRALLLAFGVAAVGALMPASAQSFRVAHPQLGVIISDQNGKTVGEVAEILNAVAARQQVAFTFVPLAGTTAQTLESGAADAVAPFLATPEASERYDFTATLMTTGGGLFVRAGATAPSDLRMLAGKTVVTPSFGPFVSYIHKNFPDVNVVTAASYEESLDRVLAGQADAAALNVAEGASVVARAYAGKVAEPTAAFMEESLVLAVLKGHQPELVRRVDAGLAAIRADGTLQRIEDKWARSPRS from the coding sequence ATGGTACTTCGAGCATTGCTTCTAGCCTTTGGGGTTGCGGCGGTAGGAGCGCTGATGCCGGCGTCGGCGCAGAGCTTCCGCGTCGCTCATCCGCAGCTCGGCGTGATTATCTCCGACCAGAATGGGAAAACGGTCGGCGAAGTCGCCGAGATCCTCAACGCCGTTGCAGCCCGCCAGCAAGTGGCGTTCACGTTCGTGCCGCTTGCGGGCACCACCGCGCAGACGCTCGAGAGCGGTGCTGCCGACGCCGTCGCTCCGTTCCTGGCCACGCCCGAAGCCTCGGAGCGCTACGATTTCACGGCAACGCTGATGACAACCGGCGGCGGCCTATTCGTCCGAGCCGGCGCCACGGCCCCGAGCGATCTCCGAATGCTCGCCGGTAAAACCGTTGTGACGCCGAGCTTCGGCCCGTTCGTAAGTTACATCCACAAGAACTTTCCGGACGTGAACGTCGTCACGGCAGCGAGCTACGAGGAAAGCCTCGACCGCGTGCTCGCAGGTCAAGCCGACGCTGCCGCACTGAACGTTGCGGAGGGCGCATCGGTCGTCGCTCGAGCGTACGCCGGAAAGGTCGCCGAACCCACGGCGGCGTTCATGGAAGAATCGCTTGTTCTCGCGGTGTTAAAAGGGCATCAGCCGGAACTCGTCCGGCGAGTCGACGCCGGGCTGGCTGCGATCCGCGCCGACGGCACGCTGCAACGCATCGAAGATAAATGGGCACGCTCGCCGCGCTCCTAG
- a CDS encoding GAF domain-containing protein, whose amino-acid sequence MLLSAVSNGMLLLGAGAVTFALLKRRVLDLEFVVSRTLVVATVSLIVVAAFVLLEWLLGSAVANVSHTTGLIANGALALALGLSLDYIHKRVDTFIETLFFWKRREDERALLDFSREAAYVTDSGDLVDRAIETVQRHTDARTGAILLDGAGAYTAARSYGNGVPAAVSENDGAILALKAWRQPLDPHHYSTALPGALALPMLARGRLLGVLLLGERAAGEAYAPDEVQALSALAQSVGSALDGLSMHRDDSIAALRESLASVAEKMASLESTVRALPQAIAAELLRER is encoded by the coding sequence ATGCTGCTCAGTGCCGTTTCGAACGGCATGCTTCTGCTCGGCGCCGGTGCGGTGACCTTCGCGTTGCTCAAGCGTCGCGTACTCGATTTGGAGTTCGTCGTCAGCCGCACGCTGGTTGTGGCGACAGTGTCGCTGATCGTGGTCGCGGCGTTCGTGCTTCTCGAGTGGCTGCTGGGCTCAGCTGTCGCGAACGTGAGCCATACGACGGGATTGATTGCTAACGGCGCATTGGCGCTCGCCCTCGGCCTGTCGTTAGACTACATCCACAAGCGCGTCGACACGTTTATCGAAACGCTGTTTTTCTGGAAGCGGCGCGAGGACGAGCGAGCGCTGCTCGATTTTTCGCGAGAGGCGGCCTATGTTACCGATTCGGGTGACCTCGTCGATCGGGCGATCGAAACGGTGCAACGGCATACCGATGCGCGCACTGGAGCCATCCTCCTCGACGGTGCGGGAGCCTATACTGCAGCGCGTTCCTACGGAAACGGCGTGCCCGCTGCGGTAAGCGAGAACGACGGGGCGATCCTGGCGTTAAAAGCGTGGCGTCAGCCACTCGACCCGCACCATTACTCCACCGCGCTGCCGGGAGCGCTTGCACTTCCGATGCTGGCTCGCGGGCGACTGCTGGGCGTATTGCTCTTAGGCGAGCGCGCCGCTGGAGAAGCCTACGCGCCGGACGAAGTACAAGCACTCAGCGCGCTCGCGCAGAGCGTCGGCTCCGCGTTGGACGGCCTCTCGATGCATCGCGACGATTCGATCGCCGCTCTGCGCGAATCGCTGGCGTCGGTTGCGGAAAAGATGGCATCGCTCGAGAGCACGGTGCGGGCGCTGCCCCAAGCGATCGCGGCGGAACTGCTGCGCGAGCGCTAG